The genomic window gatcaatgcatttgaatgggagcatatagttggaaccccccttttactcttggttgggaaccccccctttttaaaatggctagatCCGCCACTGCGATATGTCATGGATTCATCTAATGTATAGGTTTATACAGTCGATTGGTATAAGCTGGTGGTACACAGTCTTTAAAATTGAGTCTTATATTTTTGTAGACTAAGAACAAGCATATAAGAGGGGGTATAGCACAGTAGcaccaatatacatgtacatgtggaACTTCTGACAAGACTTGAGCTGCTGTTGAATTTGCTCCGTTATGATTTAATAGAAATGATAAATGTCATAATCATGATAACGAAacggttctttttttttaactttaccaTGTTTATACTTACCATTGCTTATCTTGGGAAATAAGTACATAAATTGATCATCATGAACCcaccaattaattttaaattttaaatctgtccCTCATGATAAAATTGATACTTGAAAAACTAATTAACCTTACACATCTTATATGTTTACTTAGCCATAGAAATTAGATAAgcattatatatgtatatatcaattTGTGTATATTTTAGGATGGATATTAATAGACAGGAGTGGAAGCCACTTTGGAGAAATCCTGAATTTCCTTCGAGATGGGTCTGTACCATTACCAGAAACCAGAAAAGAATTGTTAGAACTTTTACAAGAAGCTAAATACTTCTTAGTTCAAGATTTAGTACGAATTATTGAAGCAGCTGTAAAACAGATGGAAGCTGCTGTTGATCCTATCTGCAAAGTACCTCTAATCACGTCAGGCAGAGAAGAACAACATTTAATCACAAATACACAAAAGGTATACAACATGTACTGTTATACAATTATACTTGATGTTATTATCTAgagtaaaaaagaaataattaactGTACACAGGGGTTAGGTCATGTGTAcctctgactgtttatgatgtCGTTTAGAccttacaataaattaaatttgCTCGATGTTTATTGATTGATAatctacatttgtacatgtagtcCCGGAAAACATGATCATATATAAATAGAATGTATCTAAAGCCAACAGAAAAGTTCAATAGAGTATATCATGAATATAACAGTTTGATTACAAGTACATGAAAATTTCTCATTTTGTATAGGCTGTCATTTTTTAccttatgacatgtatgaagaaagatttttttaatattacaataagaagatgtggtatgattgccaatgagacaactacggTATCCACCAGAGTTAGAAAAAATGACATGGATataaacaaatataggtcactatatggccttcaacaatgagaaaaatcacaCCATATAGTTGAAAATTAAAAgccctgaaatgaaaaaaatatttaagattgAAATGCCAATGGGGAAACTAACACTCTTATTAACAAATGATTAATAAAAATGCAATAAACTTAAAAAATGGTACTgaactatttatttaaaaatgtacatggATGGATGTCACACTAAAAAGAGTGCAAGACAAGGAAATCTCATACACATAGATACAGCCTGACATGGGTTAGGTTTCTTGTGTGTGATTGATTCTTTTTTTTCACCCATTGTCATTCATCTTTGCTAAAAAAACAtccaaatatattatgtataatatttttattaacttgCTGTTTATTTTTCAGCCTGTGGTGAAGTTAATTTGCAACAGACACAACAATAAATACTCTTACACAAGGTAAGTACAGGTAGTGTGTATTTCTGTACAAACAAGAGGaaagttgttttatttatgattaaACAACTATTAGTTTCTAATTAGAAAAAGAAGAATCTTTGATAATttctagtttaaacatatttttttgttcaaaatgacaaacgAATTAGacaatttgaacaataaaatatgtttaaactagaaATTATCTTCTGATAATTTTTGCACACACCAAACCTGATATATACTCAAAGAATGAAGCAATATGCCTGTAGCCAGCTAACAATACACTGAATACAGTTTAATATTCATAAGGAAGGTCAGGAGACACAGAGTTTAGTGCATTTTTTTCAATACCTTTCTTGGATTTAAAACTAATTAACCCTATATAATTGTTACAAAAGTTTTGTTAATCAATATCATTTTGGACCTCTACAGTACATTTTTGAAGGTAATTGTTGATGGCAAAACATTGTTAagatttaatcaaataaaaaaaggttaatGCCATCATATATACTTTGTACAAGGTTACTTTTTTGAGGAAACAATATTTGTTCAGAAATAATCAtagaaattttacagaaattcaaacatttttatacgaccgcaaattttgaaaaaattttcgtcgtatattgctatcacgttggcgtcggcgttgtcgtcgtcgtcgtcgtcgtcgtccgtcgtccgaatacttttagttttcgcactctaactttagtaaaagtgaatggaaatctatgaaattttaacacaaggtttatgaccacaaaaggaaggttggtattgattttgggagttttggtcccaacattgtaggaattaggggccaaaaagggcccaaataagcattttcttggttttcgcactataactttagtttaagttaatagaaatctatgaaattttgacacaaggtttatgaccacaaaagaaagattgggattgattttgggagttttggtttcaatagtttaggaataaggggccaataaagggcccaaataagcatttttcttggtttttgcacaataaccttaggttaagttaatagaaatctatgaaatttaaacacaatgtttatggccacaaaaggaaggttggtattgattttgggagtttaggacccaacagtttaggaattaggggccaaaaagggacccaaataagcatttttcttggttttcgcactataatgttagtataagtaaatacaaatctatgaaatttaaacacaaggcttatgaccataaaaggaaggttggtattaattttgggagttttggtcccaacaatttaggaaaaaggggcccaaagggtccaaaattaaactttgtttgatttcatcaaaattgaataattggggttctttgatatgccgaatctaactgtatatgtagattctcaacttttggtcccgttttcaaattggtctacattaaggtccaaagggtccaaaattaaactaagtttgattttgacaaaaaatgaatcggttgggttctttgatatgttgaatctaaaaatgtacttagattcttgattattgaagttttttggtccagttttcaaattggtctacattaaggtccaaagggtccaaaattaaactttgtttgatttcatcaaaaattgaatccttggggttctttgatatgccaaatctaactgtgtatgtagattcttcatttttggtcctgttttcaaatttcaaattctacattaaagtccaaagggtccaaaattaaactaagtttgatttaaacaaaaattgaattcttgggcctctttgatatgctgaatcttaacatgtacttagatttttgattatgggcccagttttcaagttggtccaaatcaggatctaaaattattatattaagtattgtgcaatagcaagtcttttcaattgcacagtattgtgcaatggcaagaaatatctaattgcacaatattgtgaaatagcaaattttttttaattagagttatctttctttgtccagaatagtaagcaagaaatatcctattgcacaatattgtgcaatagcaagaattttttttaattggagttatctttctttgtccagaatcaacttaaatctttgttatatacaatatacaatgtatatacactttttactaccaactgataaatttaaataatctttaccattcagtgataacaggcagtttttttacatcttaatattttatgatgtatttaaatgagtagttattgttgcaaactccattagaaatttgaattgatatcagttttgaaaaagggaaacggggatgtgaaaaaaaaggggggggggttaaatttttctcatttcagatttcataaataaaaagaaaatttcttcaaacatttttttgagaggattaatattcaacagcatagtgatttgctcaaaggcaaaaaaaaccttttaagttcattagaccacattcattctgtgtcagaaacctatgctgtgtcaactatttaattttagatttaaaaagtttgaagaagaaatctttaattgatttgtaaaatcttggcatttgttttgtgtaaaaaaaaaccatgtaatgtcaaaaatttgatcacaatccaaattcagagctgtatcatgcttgaatgttttgtccatacttgccccaactgttcagggttcgacctctgcggtcgtataaagctgcgccctgcggagcacctggtttgttttgtcaaataaaataaaaataaggaaatgtggtatgattgctgtAAACACCGAAAGGGCACTATAAAAGGCCATGACAATAAAAATGTGATGAGATTTGAATGACAAAATGAACAGCTTAATTCAtgacaaaaccaattaagattgaaaaaggggaatgtgtcaaagagacaacaacccgaccatagaaaagacaacagcagaaggtcaccaacaggtcttcaatgcagtaagaaatttccgcacccggaggcatcttTCAGCTAAATAAGAAAAACAGATGAAAACATAATTTGGATACCTTATTTTTCATGGGTACTCATTTTTATGGGTACTCATGatcattttcatggattgagaaaACATTATATTTCATTGTAGCCCAAAGTCAGCACACAAATAAAAGATATCAAatttatctccccttgaccactgattctttcctcatgcatttgaattattattttatgtttctttaatcactctgtaatgtttatgtcataatATATCAGCAGTATAGGAAGAAAATAATactattattttctttaaatatattttttgtctttttcagcAATTCTGATGATAATTTACTGAAGAATTTAGAATTATTTGACAAATTATCATTGCGATTCAACAGAAGAGTTTTATTTATCAAAGATGTCATTGGTAGTAATGAGATTTGTTGCTGGTTTTTCTTTGGACATGGTACAAAAATAGCAGAAGTGTGTTGTACATCTATTGTATATGGATCTGACAAGAAAAATACCAAGGtatgttatttttacaaatataaaaagtaaaatcacaaaaatactgaactctgaggaaaattataaacggaaagtccctaattaaaagctcaaacacatcaaaagaatggataacaactgtcatattcctgacttggtacttggcacaggcattttcttatgtagaaaatggtggattgaacttggttttatagctagctaaacctctcacttgacagtcacatcaaattccattatattgacaaataaaAGGAACTGGTCAATGTTGCAACTGCCAAAAACGCacacaaaataatgaaaattattttactgaaatatttatcaaatattttgacACTAGGGGTTTGAGAGAGTTGTTAccattaaaaataaaaccataaaaGCACAAGAAGTTAGGAAAGTACATAACAATAGAATTAAAAGTCAGAAAATGAAAACCCAACATTTTGACCTCAATGTATGTTATTTGTTGTGATTATAACTTGGTACCAATACTGGTCTCTGCATCAAAATGTTAGTGCAAGAAAAATATCTCTGTGAAAAAATTATATTTggtaaatatattaaaacaaaaggaaTATCAGTGAATGTAAAAAAGTCCATACACACACACACTTATCAAAAGGAACATAAAAACCACACTTTTAACATGATTCTTCATTTCAGTCTCATGAAAGCAGACCTTGATCTTACTCCAAAAAGTCTATGTACCTTACAATACTTCTaatgttgttatatttttctAACTACAGGTTGAATTCCCTGAAGCAAGAATTTATGAAGAGACATTAAATGTTTTACTGTATGAAAATAGAGATAAAGGTCCTGATCAGGAATTGATGCAGGCTACTAGGGGATATACTGTTGGTGTAAATGGGTACCAGAGTGACGAAGAGGTAGATGACAAAGAAAGACGTGGACGACGAAAATAAAGAATTCATATTGTAAAATTGAATATTGCTTAATTGATTTGTTTAGGCTGCATCTGTGATGTAAATGTtctatgtctgtgtcatttgattATCATGTGATGTCTAGtcattttggatatttttttttatcatattgatAAAGGATATTTTGTTCTGtcattcatattcatattttccTATCCTTTCCGTATGGTCTTAATGacgatagttgtcttattggcaattaatcataccacatgtcTTTTTTCATACTTGTACCTTGTATTTGATTATGCTTCTTTTGTACAAAATAAATTAATGATTAACTTTTGATATATTTCAACCctgttaacatttatattttcatacatattaatatttaacattttttttttttaatattttgaaaaatttaatttaattttataaatatctttgaataaagggtattttttgtttaaatagttatcaaaagtactatATCATTTAAAGATGTATATCTTttcctttttatgttatttataatttaaatcaaCAGCATTATAGCATAAACAGATATGACACAATCATAGTGAAAAAGGggaaacaactgttttttttttttttaaattgaactgCCAGAGTTATCTTCCATTAACTGTAATATTGCATAAGGAGAttattattgttttgttaaaaaaaaatatacagttcTTAAAAACTGAGAAGTTGCAATATACATGTGTTTGAAAAGATTTTAATCATATGagtttaaaaatttatttcaagaaAGACATCATCAAAATGGACATAGTAAAAATTAAATgactacaatatattttatagattagtTTTACTTTACAAAACATTACTTTTGGTCAATCAGTGTATTGGTCTGTTGTTGCAATGACAAGATATTGTTTACtgtttctttatatttaaagctttcaattattaaataaaattgttatacaTGCTTTTGAATTTCTTGAATTATCAGTCAAATattgttaaagttttaaaaagcgATTGCATGCATTCTGCAGTGGTCATTGCAAAAATACTTCTAAAATTCATAAATTTATAGTAAAGCAGGTTAAACTTTTCCTTTACCACATATTCCTACCtttgtttgttgaaaattttttaataactgcTCCTTATTTTGAACCTTTATTATAAAGGCATTTTTTATTAACACTTTTTATAGAAACATTGAATAGAGGATATTTTACcaaacattatagaaaaaaatgctGAGTGGATATTGTTACCTTGGTACATGTTCATCTGTCCATATAGCAAGATGTGCAACAAAAGTCACAGAATAAGAGGTATAAGGTTTACAATCTGGCTGCAGTTATATAAATGTAAACTTTTTGTTTAAAGGTTAATATTTCAAAGGGTGGAAGATCTAGATGCTTCATACCTTGTGTACAGATGCCTTATAAAACGATTTTTACTTTTGTCATATCAGACATATTTCCCTTTTCCTGGACCTCATTTTACTTGGCTCAACAACTGCTTGCTGATATAAGAGATTACAAAAAAATGCTTAAAGACGCATTGAAACAAAGAAGGCACTTGAAATCTCAATCTCAAATTGGATGTTTTTGTTCAGTGAAAGTGTAATAGAAAGTTTGAAATAAATAGAATAGATATGAAGATGATTATCCCAGTTTCAAAGTGTCTTCTGTGGATACCTTATAAGTTTAAATGAGGGATTTCAGAATCACTGATCAGACCCCAAGATTAGTATTCTTGTTTCCTGTCTCATGGCAGAAAAAGAAGAGTAggtaggtaaaaatgtcaaaatttaaaaaagtgctTTTAAAGAAGTCAAGAAATTATGTAAGGATGGGTTATGCTACTTCAAGAAACATATTCTCAATTTTCTGTGATGTCTATTAAGAAAAATGTGTAATCCATGTCagaaaaaatagtaaaacaatGACTTAAATCACTATGATGTATTAAAGATAACTAGAATTATCACATTTTATCAAAAAGGTATTGTAAGTGTAATCAAATATATCAAAGATATTAGAAATTACCAATATACAATAGACTTAAAGAAATTACCATGAAATATAATAGTaaaaatttcaatgattttttttttttgcaaaccaAGAGATTCTTTTATagtaaaaaatgttcaaaaaaaggtaaaacatgcaattaagtcaacatgaacaCTTCTACAAGAGATATTGCCTTAGAAAAGctaattgttacccatttttgcgCAGATATGATGGAAAAAGTAACAACCAATagaaaaatgatcagcaaaataagatctacaaataggctACTAAGCAAAAGTTGTGAAATAACCCTTTGTAGGAGCTGTTGCCCTTATAGCTGTTTTTTCCTCATCTTTGCAGGATGAAGATAGGTAGGGAATTTATTTTAAGCAAAATGGTTCAGCAAAGTATTtttaaagatctacaaacaaattACCACAACTGAAATTGTCAAATgaacccttataggagttattgcatTAGAGAGACAACTTTTCCACATTTTTGCTGaaactataataaaaaattataacatcAAATAGCCAACAAATGTGCAGCAAAATAAgatataccaaaaaaaatatcaaaatggcatgtttttaccaggtgagcgattcaagAAAAGAGtgaataccaaaaaaaaagacCATTGGAGTTTATTGACTTTAATATACGGTAGTTAAGAGAAAAGTAGAATCCAAAAATGATTAGCACAAGTTCAAATTCACTCCACCTGCCTTTTTTTGTTCAGTTAATTTTGAGTAAATTATCATTTTGATTTAGTTATTTTATTgctggagttatttcccttttgtccattttataactttcatttaGAAATACAACTTAGCTGTGATGTTTTGGCTTATACTTTTCATCGTTTAAAAATAGACGTTTCGTTATTATGATAGCAGGTATAAATTGTGTATACTTTCAtctccttatatatatattagtaagAGTGTTGGTTTTGTCAAGAATTAGTATAATTAGTCTAACTATACAAattttagaccgttggttttgaatggttttacactagtaattttggggccctttatagcttgttgttcggtgtgagccaatgctccgtgttgaaggccgtacattgacctataatggtttacttt from Mytilus galloprovincialis chromosome 5, xbMytGall1.hap1.1, whole genome shotgun sequence includes these protein-coding regions:
- the LOC143076265 gene encoding BTB/POZ domain-containing adapter for CUL3-mediated RhoA degradation protein 3-like, whose amino-acid sequence is MSLTMSGETKTVIKGTSSKYVKLNVGGSLHYTTIGTLTKQDTMLRAMFSGRMEVLTDSEGWILIDRSGSHFGEILNFLRDGSVPLPETRKELLELLQEAKYFLVQDLVRIIEAAVKQMEAAVDPICKVPLITSGREEQHLITNTQKPVVKLICNRHNNKYSYTSNSDDNLLKNLELFDKLSLRFNRRVLFIKDVIGSNEICCWFFFGHGTKIAEVCCTSIVYGSDKKNTKVEFPEARIYEETLNVLLYENRDKGPDQELMQATRGYTVGVNGYQSDEEVDDKERRGRRK